In the Lysinibacillus sp. PLM2 genome, one interval contains:
- a CDS encoding membrane protein, whose protein sequence is MVQSAVKASKLTFGQISFRIIMVIIGALIFGAGLELFLVPNNIMDGGIVGISIILSHFLGLPIGVFIFIINLPFIFLGYKQIGKTFALTTTLGISILSISTVLMHHLHPFTKDLLLATIFGGILLGIGVGIVIRFGGCLDGTEVLAILFNKKTPFSVGEVILFINVIIFTAAGFVFTWEQAMYSVVAYYIASKVIDIVVLGMEESKSIYIISEQIEEIGQAIMDRLGRGVTYLHGEGAYTGNNKKVIFCIITRLEESKMKEIVRSIDTQAFLAIGNISEVKGGRFKKKAIH, encoded by the coding sequence ATGGTTCAAAGTGCTGTAAAAGCCTCGAAACTTACTTTTGGGCAAATAAGTTTCCGAATCATCATGGTCATTATTGGCGCATTGATATTCGGTGCAGGCTTAGAGTTATTCTTAGTCCCAAATAACATAATGGACGGTGGAATCGTCGGGATATCCATTATCCTCTCTCATTTTCTTGGATTACCCATTGGTGTATTTATCTTCATTATTAATCTTCCTTTTATTTTCCTTGGTTATAAACAAATTGGGAAAACTTTTGCTTTAACAACTACTTTAGGGATTTCGATTCTTTCAATTTCAACTGTTCTTATGCACCATTTACATCCTTTTACAAAAGACTTATTATTAGCTACAATTTTCGGCGGAATTTTACTCGGTATTGGCGTTGGTATTGTAATACGATTTGGGGGTTGTCTCGATGGCACAGAAGTCTTGGCAATTCTATTTAACAAAAAGACGCCGTTTTCAGTAGGGGAAGTTATTTTATTTATAAATGTCATTATCTTTACTGCTGCTGGCTTCGTCTTCACATGGGAACAGGCAATGTATTCCGTAGTCGCCTATTATATTGCATCAAAGGTAATTGATATTGTTGTGCTTGGTATGGAGGAGTCAAAATCGATTTATATCATAAGTGAGCAGATTGAGGAAATTGGACAAGCTATCATGGATCGGCTTGGTCGTGGTGTTACATATTTACATGGAGAAGGTGCTTATACAGGAAATAATAAAAAAGTGATTTTCTGTATTATTACTAGACTAGAAGAGTCGAAAATGAAGGAGATTGTAAGAAGTATAGATACTCAAGCTTTTCTTGCTATTGGGAATATTAGTGAGGTTAAGGGTGGACGCTTTAAAAAGAAAGCTATCCATTAA
- a CDS encoding nitrogen regulatory protein P-II, protein MTSNSNIPDFELACVIVNFGLGSKILRAAKKAGISGGTVLIGRGTVKNRLLELLSLTDVKKEIVLMVSSKEVVEHVLEEISEKFHFEKPNSGIAYTTSVLQVIGARSCKSEQVNEERGADNSMYEAITVIVERGNAELVIDAATEAGSKGGTIINGRGSGIHERSKLFSMEIEPEKEIVLILSHKDSTENIVSAIREKIKIDEPGNGIIFIQDVSKTYGLYK, encoded by the coding sequence ATGACTTCTAATTCGAATATTCCTGATTTCGAACTAGCGTGTGTCATCGTAAACTTTGGATTAGGAAGTAAAATTTTAAGAGCAGCAAAAAAAGCAGGCATTTCAGGAGGAACTGTCCTTATAGGTAGGGGAACAGTAAAAAATCGACTTCTTGAATTATTATCATTAACAGATGTAAAAAAAGAAATTGTTCTCATGGTTTCAAGTAAAGAGGTAGTTGAACATGTACTTGAAGAAATTAGTGAAAAATTTCATTTTGAAAAACCGAATAGTGGTATCGCCTATACTACATCCGTTTTACAAGTTATAGGCGCTAGAAGTTGTAAGAGCGAGCAGGTAAATGAGGAAAGAGGTGCTGATAACTCAATGTACGAGGCGATTACAGTAATTGTAGAACGTGGAAATGCTGAACTTGTAATAGATGCAGCAACTGAGGCAGGTTCTAAAGGTGGAACGATTATTAATGGGCGAGGTTCTGGCATTCACGAACGAAGTAAATTGTTTTCAATGGAAATAGAGCCTGAAAAGGAAATCGTATTAATTCTTTCACACAAAGACAGCACAGAGAATATTGTTTCAGCGATTAGAGAAAAAATAAAAATTGATGAACCTGGAAACGGGATTATCTTTATACAAGATGTAAGTAAAACATATGGATTATATAAATAA